From the genome of Phycisphaerae bacterium:
TGGTTCACCTCGACTCTTGCCGACTGGGCGGACACGCCCGGTTAAGAAAGGCCACCAGATCAAGCCCCAAAGGTCGTACCTTTGCCGCGCCAACGCGTTGCCTGTGCTTTTAACACGACATCGGGGGCAGCGTCAACAACCACCAAAAGAGGTAATAGTCTCTTTCTTGACTGCTCGAGACGGACTGGTCATAATTCGTATCGTCCCGTTGAGGGGGCCGACACCCCCCACGGGCCCCGACCATCACCACGGAGGGCACGACCCGACATGGCACCCTACACCCCAATCAACCGCCGCAGATTCCTCAAGGGCGCCGGCCAGGCGGCGGCCGCCAGCATCGCCCTGCCCTACTGGATACCGTCGTCGGCACTGGGCGAGGCCGATCAGGCTGCACCGAGCAACCGGCTGGTCGTCGGCTGCATCGGAACCGGCGGGCAGGGCCGCTACGACATGAACGGCTTCCTCGCCTCCGCCGACGCCCAGGTAGTGGCCGTCTGCGACGTGAAACGCGAGGCCCGCGACGCAGCCCGCGACCAGGTCAACAACCACTACAAGACACAAGACTGCAAGGCCTACGACGATTTCCGCGAGCTGCTCGCCCACGACGACATCGACGTCGTCCAGATAGCCAGTACCGACCAGTGGCACGTTCTCCACGCCCTGGCGGCCGTCCGGGCGGGCAAACACGTCTACGTCGAGAAGCCCCTCGGCATGAGCATCGAGGAGCTGAAGGTCCTGCGCGCGGATTGCCATCGCTACGAGCGGGTCTTCCAGTTCGGTACCCAGCAGCGGTCCAGCCCCCAGTTCCGCCAGGCCTGTGAACTGGTTCTCAACGGCCGCATCGGCAAGCTCCAGACCATCAAGGTCTCCGCCCCGGCTGGCGCCAACGAACGAACCGGCGAGCGCGGCTACGCCGCGGCCCCCGTGCCCGATGGCTTCGACTACGACATGTGGCTCGGACCGGCCCCCTGGACTCCCTACACACCCAAGCGAACCGTCAGCCCGTACTGGTTCCACATCAGCGACTACTCGCTGGGCTACATCGCCGGGTGGGGCATTCATCACATCGACATCGCCCAGTGGGGCAGCGGCATGGAACTGACCGGGCCCGTTGAGATCGAAGGCTCGGGTCTGTTCCCCGGCCACGACGGCCTCTGCGACAATCCGCTCAACTGGGATGTGGACTACCTCTACCCCAACGGCGTTCGCGTCCACTTCACCAGCGACGGGCGACAGAACCGACACGGCATCCTCTTCGAGGGCAGCGAGGGCTGGATCTACGTCAACCGCGAGGTCATCGACGCCAATCCCAAGAGCCTGCTCGGAGAGAGGACCAAGGCCGACGGCATCCATTTGCCGGTCAGCAGCCAGCACCAGCAGAACCTGCTGGACGCGATCAAGAACGGCCGGCAGCCCGTCTGCCCGATCGATGTAGCCGTCCGCTCCGACACCGTCTGCCATCTGAGCCACATTGCCCTGCACCTGGGCCGTAAGCTTCGCTGGGATCCGGTTAAAGAGGAGTTCATCGACGACCCGGCGGCCAATGCCCGCTTGCAGCGATCCATGCGGGCACCGTGGCACCTGTAATCTGGAGGTGAGGGACCATGCCGATCAACGTGCTCATCCTGACCGGGGCCAACAACCACGACTGGCAGGCAACCACGCCGGTCATCAAGCAGATCTTCGAGGGCCACGCCCGCTTCGCCGTCGTGGAGGTGATCACCGATCCGGCCAGGTGCGATGCCGCCACCTTCGCCCAGTGCGATATCGTGGTCAGCAACTGGTCGGCCTATCCGGCCATGAACGGCCATCAGTGGGGAGCGGCCGCCGAGAAGGCCTTCGTGGACTTCATCAAGAGCGGGCATGGTTTCGTCGCCATCCACGCGGCCAGCGCGACCTCCCAGGATTGGCCCGAGTTCCAGCAGCTTCTCGGCCTGACCTGGGGTCTCGACAAGACCGCCCACGGTGCCTACCACCCTTTCAAGGTCGCGATCGAGAACCATGACCACCCGGTCACCAAGGGCATGCCCGACTTCTGGATCACCGACGAGCTGTGGCACAACATGGTCAACCTCTCCGGCCAGCCGATCCCCACGCTGTGCAAGGCGTGGTCTGAGCCGGAGTTCGGCGGCACCGGCAAGTTCGAGCCGGTCCTCGTTCCGACACAACTTGGCACCGGGCGCGGGCTGAACCTCGTTCTCGGCCACGACGCGGCAGCCATGCAGAACCTCGCTTGGCAAACGCTGCTGCTCCGCGGCACCGAATGGGCGGCCACCGGCCAGGTCACCCTGCCCATCCCCGAGAATTGGCCGGGCTCGTCCGCCGAGGCCGTCGTCACCGGTGTCGATCCGGACGCGGCCATCAAGGCGGTCCTCGAATTCGAGTTCGGCCAAGACCGCCAGCCGCTCTACATCGTCGAGCAACTGGTCAACGCCTCGACCGCCCACAACCACGAGGCTGCCATTGCCGCGCGCAAGCAGCTCGCGGCCAAGCTCGCCGCCGCTCTCGAAGCGTGCAAGACGCCGCAAGCCAAGAGCTTGCTCTGCAAGCAGCTGGCAATGATCGGCGGTCCCGACGAGGCCAAGAACCTCCCGCCACTCCTGGGGCAGGAGGATACCGCCGACATGGCCCGCTTCGCGCTCGAACGGATCCCCGGTGAAGCGGCGTCGCATTCGCTCCGCTCATCGATGAGCAAGCTCAGCGGCAAGCCGGCCATCGGTGTGGTCAACTCGATGGGCAAGCGCGCTGAGCCCGAGGCGCTCAAAGAACTGATCCCGCTCCTGAGCAGCAGCGGTCCGGCCATCGTCGAAGCAGCTGCCGCCGCACTGGGCAAGATCGGCAGCCAGGAAGCGGCCGAGGCCCTGGGAGCGATTGTGCCCAAGGTCCCCAAGCAGATCCGGCCGTCGGTCGCCGACGCCCTCCTCCGCTGCGCCGACAAGCTTGCCGCCGCGGGCAACAAGGACGCGGCCGAGAAGATCTACCGGCTCTTCGACACCGATACCGAACTCAGAGGCCCGCGCCTGGCCGCCCGGGCCGGACGGGTCGCACTGAGGAGGTAGGCTCGCCTCAGTCGTTACTCGCTTCGCGGCCTTCATGGGCGTTTCGTTTTCATCACCAGATCCACCGCGTCCTCGAGATCGCGCATCGGCGTCTTGAGTGTCGTTTGCGCGAGGGTGTTATCCAAGGACACATCCCTCGGCCGAGCGACACGGCCGGGGATCGTACTCGGATCGTTGGGCACGATCAGATCGGGTGAGAAGCCGACGTGTGCCGCGATCCGCCGGGCCATATCCACCCGCGGCACGACCTCGTTGCCCGCGAGGTGGATGCGGCCCGGGAACTCGTTGCCCGCCAATTCCAGCAGCGCCCGACCGGCCGTCACCACATCTACCGGCGTGCGAATCTCCGCCTGCGGCACGCCCACCTGCTTGCCTTCGTTCAACGCGGCCAGCATCTTCGGCAGAAACGTATTGCCCCGCCCGAAGAACGGCAGCCCCATCACGATCGCCAGCCGGCCGATCGCCCAGTTCGCGGCTGTCTCGACCACCGCCGTCTCGGCCTCCAGCTTCGTCTGGCCGTAGTAGTTCACCGGCCCGGGTGCATCGTCCTCGCGATAGCCGCCCTTCTCGCCGTCGAAGATCGTATCCGTCGAGACGTGTACGAGCCGCACGCCGTCATCCCGACATAGCTCGGCCATGAGCCGTGCCGTATCGACGTTCACTCGCCGGGCCTCGTCCTGATGATTCTGGCAGTATTCGATATCCGCGATGGCCGCCGAGTGAATGACCGCGTCCGGCCGCGCCTCGTGGAACGCTCGCGTGACCTGCCCGGCATCGAGCAGATCCAGCCGGTGCCAGACCAGCCCTTCCCGTCGGATCGGTGCCTCACGGCCGGAGAACGCATGAACCTCCCACGCGTCCCCCGCCTGGCAGACGATACTCCCCCCGACGAAGCCCGATGCACCTGTCACGATCAGACGTCGCTTCATACCTGACCTTCTCACCGGCCTTGGGCGGTCCTATTTTCGCAGCCTGGCCGCCATGAGGAGGTTGGCGGCCCACGGAGACAGGATTGCCCCCAGGACGAATACCCCGAACAGAAGGCTGCTCACGGCCTTCACGAGTGCCTGCACCTCGGCGGTTGCCGTGGTGTGGGCGACGACCCCATCGAGGCCGAGCGAGGCGAAACCGCAGAAGGCCATGGCGGCGGTGAGCGACGCCATCGTCCGGCGCGGCCAGCCCGGAGGGCAGCTGAAGGTCCCGGCGAGGGGGATGATCAGCAAGCCGCACACGAGTGCGGCGTAGGCCATCCATGAGCTGCGGAGCCACACGGCGGCGCCGAGGGCCAAAGCGGTTCCCAGCACACACGCTCCTATCCAGTTAGAAGCACGGACCTCCTCGGGGCTCAGTACCATTCGCCCGAAGCGATTCAGACGCAGGAGCAGATTGAACAGCGGGTTGGCGACCCAGGACAGAAAGACGAAGGCCAGGTAGAGCAGGAGGAAGGGCAGAATGAACGGAGCCCAACCGGGATGATGCCTGGCGAAGCTGCTCAGCATGCGGAAGGCGACGTAGGCGCCGATGATGAGGCCCCACCGCACCCCGGGGCTGAGGGCGCTCATCCACAGGAAGTAGCGGAGCATGAGCCCGTAGACGATGTTCTTGGCCCGCAGGGACGCGACGATGCCTTGCCGAGCCCACTCGTTC
Proteins encoded in this window:
- a CDS encoding Gfo/Idh/MocA family oxidoreductase; translated protein: MAPYTPINRRRFLKGAGQAAAASIALPYWIPSSALGEADQAAPSNRLVVGCIGTGGQGRYDMNGFLASADAQVVAVCDVKREARDAARDQVNNHYKTQDCKAYDDFRELLAHDDIDVVQIASTDQWHVLHALAAVRAGKHVYVEKPLGMSIEELKVLRADCHRYERVFQFGTQQRSSPQFRQACELVLNGRIGKLQTIKVSAPAGANERTGERGYAAAPVPDGFDYDMWLGPAPWTPYTPKRTVSPYWFHISDYSLGYIAGWGIHHIDIAQWGSGMELTGPVEIEGSGLFPGHDGLCDNPLNWDVDYLYPNGVRVHFTSDGRQNRHGILFEGSEGWIYVNREVIDANPKSLLGERTKADGIHLPVSSQHQQNLLDAIKNGRQPVCPIDVAVRSDTVCHLSHIALHLGRKLRWDPVKEEFIDDPAANARLQRSMRAPWHL
- a CDS encoding ThuA domain-containing protein; amino-acid sequence: MPINVLILTGANNHDWQATTPVIKQIFEGHARFAVVEVITDPARCDAATFAQCDIVVSNWSAYPAMNGHQWGAAAEKAFVDFIKSGHGFVAIHAASATSQDWPEFQQLLGLTWGLDKTAHGAYHPFKVAIENHDHPVTKGMPDFWITDELWHNMVNLSGQPIPTLCKAWSEPEFGGTGKFEPVLVPTQLGTGRGLNLVLGHDAAAMQNLAWQTLLLRGTEWAATGQVTLPIPENWPGSSAEAVVTGVDPDAAIKAVLEFEFGQDRQPLYIVEQLVNASTAHNHEAAIAARKQLAAKLAAALEACKTPQAKSLLCKQLAMIGGPDEAKNLPPLLGQEDTADMARFALERIPGEAASHSLRSSMSKLSGKPAIGVVNSMGKRAEPEALKELIPLLSSSGPAIVEAAAAALGKIGSQEAAEALGAIVPKVPKQIRPSVADALLRCADKLAAAGNKDAAEKIYRLFDTDTELRGPRLAARAGRVALRR
- a CDS encoding SDR family oxidoreductase; this encodes MKRRLIVTGASGFVGGSIVCQAGDAWEVHAFSGREAPIRREGLVWHRLDLLDAGQVTRAFHEARPDAVIHSAAIADIEYCQNHQDEARRVNVDTARLMAELCRDDGVRLVHVSTDTIFDGEKGGYREDDAPGPVNYYGQTKLEAETAVVETAANWAIGRLAIVMGLPFFGRGNTFLPKMLAALNEGKQVGVPQAEIRTPVDVVTAGRALLELAGNEFPGRIHLAGNEVVPRVDMARRIAAHVGFSPDLIVPNDPSTIPGRVARPRDVSLDNTLAQTTLKTPMRDLEDAVDLVMKTKRP
- a CDS encoding tetratricopeptide repeat protein encodes the protein MNIHFARASALIGQSRFDLAEPELRQGLAEDPDDGWGHAMLAICLAGTERYKEATESARAAIGSAPDASFSHYAMAVVLHDRNRLDEAGRAIEEAIRLDPQEAPYHALRANILFQQRQWPAALQAAEQGMAIDPGNTQCANIRAIALTRMGRKQEAHAALHAALADEPEESVTHANLGWNLLYQHQPAKALEHFREALRLDPENEWARQGIVASLRAKNIVYGLMLRYFLWMSALSPGVRWGLIIGAYVAFRMLSSFARHHPGWAPFILPFLLLYLAFVFLSWVANPLFNLLLRLNRFGRMVLSPEEVRASNWIGACVLGTALALGAAVWLRSSWMAYAALVCGLLIIPLAGTFSCPPGWPRRTMASLTAAMAFCGFASLGLDGVVAHTTATAEVQALVKAVSSLLFGVFVLGAILSPWAANLLMAARLRK